A DNA window from Pyrus communis chromosome 3, drPyrComm1.1, whole genome shotgun sequence contains the following coding sequences:
- the LOC137727868 gene encoding pantoate--beta-alanine ligase-like has protein sequence MAAKEPEIIRDKDQMRRWSRAMRAQGKTIGLVPTMGYLHEGHVSLIREARTHADVLAVSIYVNPGQFAPSEDLSTYPSDLHGDIRKLTQIPGGVDVVFNPHNLYDYGGSTDASARASNGAVKSGGCETVSCLEDKGVGHETWVRVERLEKGMCGRSRPVFFRGVATVVSKLFNIVEPDVAVFGKKDYQQWRIIQRMVRDLDFSVRVIGSEIVREDDGLAMSSRNVRLSPEEREKALSISKSLSEARSSAEKGQVNCKELRDLVIQAISEAGGRVDYAEIVDQESLESVEEIRRPVVFCVAAWFGKVRLIDNMEINI, from the exons ATGGCGGCCAAAGAACCAGAGATTATCAGGGACAAGGACCAGATGAGGAGGTGGTCACGTGCTATGAGAGCCCAAGGCAAGACCATCGGATTAGTACCCACAATGGGCTACCTCCACGAAGGACACGTTTCCCTCATCCGAGAAGCCCGCACCCACGCCGACGTCCTCGCCGTCTCGATCTACGTGAACCCGGGTCAGTTCGCCCCCTCCGAAGACCTCTCCACATACCCGTCCGATCTCCACGGCGACATCCGGAAGCTCACACAAATTCCCGGCGGCGTCGACGTCGTCTTCAACCCCCACAACCTGTACGACTACGGAGGAAGCACGGACGCAAGCGCACGTGCGAGTAATGGGGCGGTTAAGAGCGGCGGCTGCGAAACGGTGTCGTGCTTGGAGGACAAGGGGGTGGGGCACGAGACGTGGGTTAGGGTCGAGAGGTTGGAGAAGGGGATGTGCGGGCGGAGCAGGCCGGTGTTTTTCAGAGGGGTTGCGACGGTTGTGAGCAAGTTGTTTAATATCGTGGAGCCTGATGTTGCGGTGTTTGGGAAGAAGGATTATCAACAATGGCGGATAATTCAGCGGATG GTTCGAGATCTCGATTTTTCCGTTAGAGTGATAGGTTCTGAAATAGTGCGAGAAGACGATGGCCTGGCAATGAGTTCACGCAATGTGCGCCTCTCACCTGAAGAACGGGAAAAG GCACTGTCTATAAGCAAGTCATTGTCAGAAGCTAGATCTTCTGCAGAAAAGGGACAAGTTAATTGTAAAGAGTTGAGAGACTTGGTCATCCAAGCGATTAGTGAAGCCGGTGGAAGAGTTGATTATGCTGAG ATTGTCGACCAAGAAAGCTTGGAGTCGGTAGAAGAGATCAGAAGGCCTGTTGTGTTCTGTGTCGCTGCCTGGTTTGGAAAGGTTCGACTGATCGACAACATGGAGATCAACATATGA